The following coding sequences are from one Triticum dicoccoides isolate Atlit2015 ecotype Zavitan chromosome 4A, WEW_v2.0, whole genome shotgun sequence window:
- the LOC119288142 gene encoding uncharacterized protein LOC119288142, translating to MEEQFVPCCNRQVLGAYIEHVQSVVARENKPVGAPIFVTREQLEYEVMIDHGAIRTRIHGPGWQRFLDEYAVRPGDMVYICLTRGDGRFFVEVEMGGIRQTPLPYIALNGLSLVHRELVDQCVYTRGIRLEFPEMRKMIRRAFTPLEDICCIFVHKMTGVDIRGGYMRLPKKAVDLIESKTGHMDNSGSILLHDDTGALVAASFKKANDGRLVIQGGFPKCVGQLELKENDLVVITFHRRGMDYLYIDIDAMLNLGAAHICLLFCVLRHGSDL from the exons ATGGAAGAACAG TTTGTTCCATGCTGCAACAGGCAAGTGCTCGGCGCATATATTGAACATGTGCAATCCGTTGTGGCCAGAGAGAATAAGCCCGTGGGTGCGCCAATCTTTGTAACCAGAGAACAACTGGAGTATGAAGTCATGATCGATCATGGGGCTATTCGGACCAGGATTCATGGACCTGGCTGGCAGAGGTTTCTTGACGAGTACGCAGTGCGGCCTGGTGACATGGTGTATATATGCCTTACTCGCGGTGATGGAAGATTTTTCGTGGAAGTTGAGATGGGTGGCATAAGGCAAACCCCACTTCCTTATATCG CTCTGAATGGCTTATCCCTTGTGCATCGCGAGCTCGTCGACCAGTGTGTGTACACTAGGGGGATACGGTTGGAATTTCCAGAGATGAGAAAGATGATCAGACGTGCTTTCACCCCCTTGGAAGATATATGTTGCATCTTTGTACACAAGATGACTGGTGTTGACATTAGAGGTGGCTACATG AGGCTTCCGAAGAAGGCTGTTGATCTTATTGAAAGCAAAACGGGCCATATGGATAATTCAGGGAGTATTCTGCTGCATGACGATACAGGAGCCCTTGTAGCGGCTTCATTCAAAAAGGCAAACGATGGAAGACTCGTCATACAAGGAGGTTTTCCGAAGTGTGTCGGTCAGCTTGAACTGAAGGAAAATGATCTTGTTGTCATCACGTTCCACAGGCGTGGCATGGACTATTTATACATAGACATAGATGCCATGTTGAACTTGGGAGCAGCTCATATATGCTTGCTCTTTTGTGTACTTCGTCATGGATCGGATTTGTAG